AAAGCAAAAAGCAAAAGCTCCCCCATCTCTCTCCTCTgcttctctcactctctctctctctctctagaatgGACTAGAGGGTTTGCTTCCTCCTCCATCCTTATCTCCATGATGAGGTTCTCACTCTCACCAAACCCAATGAAACCCACTTCCACCGCTTCTCCATGAGGAGCgtttttcttctctctgttgCATGTTTCTCTTGTTCCACAATGAGACACTTCTGGGTTCCTTTTCAACTCTGCTTctgaatcttcttcttcctcctcctcttcatccacacaggtaaattttctctctccaccGCCGCACCGACATTGTTAGGGTTCCTCTCTGGCCTCCacccttttttgtttgtttctctgttttcttgtgttcttgctcttttttttctttttcaaaacccagaaaaatgaaagagagaATTTCGGAAAGTGCAGATTTTGAGTTGGGAATAGGAAAGTAATGCTTTGGATTTAGTCACAGAAATGAAATTCATTTTACAACAAGTTGTTTTATTTAATCTCGGTAGCCAAGCACGGTTAATATAAGCACCTCGAGACTCCTGGTGTTCTGGTTTGTGTGTTTTTAACGTTGGGTATTGTTGTTTTTGTGTTCTTAGGTTTACAAACACTCAGATCTGAAGGTTGGGTTTCTCCGCAGTTACAAGGTTACTCTCTAAAGTTTGAACCTTTATATTCTGTTGTTAATGTATCATATATCCGAGGATCTATGTTATTCCAATTTaggtttatttttttaatttttttttttacactatAAGTTCCAGATGTCTTCTGATATTTGCATTCTTAATGTGGGTATTCAATAAAGTAATAACACCCTGTTTCATGTTAATCAGTTTAGATAGATAATGCGGTTTTTTCTTATGCATATTCCGGGTATTTAGGTACCTTGGGcttttaattttcctttttttttttttttttaccaacgGCTACTTGACTATGTTTATCCGATTTTTTAGGTGTCCGGGAATCTTTGAATTAGTTCAAAGATCAGTTTTTTGAAACTGTTGCTTCAATTTTGGCCGTCTGGGTCTCTCTAGTTTTGAACCCAGAAGATGCAGAGGCCTCCACCGGAAGACTTTGCTTTGAAGGAGACCAAACCCCATCTCGGTGGGGGGAGGATCTCCGGCGACAAGCACACGAGCACCTATGACCTCGTTGAGCAGATGCAGTACCTCTATGTTCGGGTTGTAAAGGCCAAGGACTTGCCTTCCAAGGATGTGACCGGCAGCTGTGACCCTTATGTTGAAGTTAAGCTGGGAAACTACAAGGGTACAACTCGGCATTTTGAGAAGAAGACCCATCCGGAGTGGAACCAGGTGTTTGCATTCTCGAAGGACCGGATCCAGGCTTCGGCCCTTGAGGTGATTGTGAAGGACAAGGATCTTATGAAGGATGACTTCATTGGCCACGTTATTTTTGACCTGAATGAGGTTCCGAAAAGGGTTCCACCTGATAGTCCCCTGGCGCCACAATGGTATAGACTGGAGGATAGGAAGGGGGAAAAGGCTAGGGGTGAGCTGATGTTGGCTGTTTGGATGGGCACTCAAGCTGATGAAGCATTTCCTGAAGCATGGCATTCCGATGCTGCCACAGTTAGTGGGGCTGACAGTCTGTCAAACATTCGATCAAAGGTGTATCTCTCTCCCAAGCTATGGTATTTGAGGGTTAATGTGATTGAGGCTCAGGATTTGATGCCGAGCGATAAAGGCAGGTATCCGGAAGTTTATGTGAAGGCTATCCTGGGAAATCAGGCTTTGAGAACTCGAATTTCACAAAGCAGGAGTATAAATCCCATGTGGAATGAAGATTTAATGTTTGTAGCATCAGAGCCTTTTGAGGAGCCATTGATTTTAAGTGTGGAAGATAGAGTTGCGCCAAACAAGGATGAAGTTCTGGGGAGGTGTGCTATACCTTTGCAGTATGTGGCCCGAAGGTATGATCATAAACCTGTGAACACTAGCTGGCACAATCTTGAGAAGCACATTATTGTAGAAGGGGAAAAGAAGAAGGATATTAAGTTTGCAAGCAGGATTCATATGAGGATCTGTCTAGAAGGTGGCTACCATGTGCTTGATGAGTCAACACACTATAGTAGTGATCTTAGACCGACAGCCAAACCGTTGTGGAAGTCCAGCATTGGGGTTCTGGAAGTGGGAATCCTGAATGCTCAGGGGTTGATGCCAATGAAGACAATAGATGGTAGGGGAACAACAGATGCTTACTGCGTTGCAAAATATGGGCAGAAGTGGGTTCGGACAAGAACCATTATCGATAGCTTTGCTCCCAGGTGGAATGAGCAATACACTTGGGAAGTTTTTGATCCTTGCACTGTCATTACAATTGGGGTCTTTGATAACTGTCATTTGCATGGAGGAGATAAGGCTGCCGCGGCAAAGGATTCACGAATCGGGAAGGTCAGGATTCGTCTCTCTACTCTTGAAACTGATCGGGTTTACACACACTCTTATCCTCTTCTGGTTCTGCACCCCAGTGGTGTTAAGAAGATGGGTGAAATTCATATGGCTGTGAGGTTCACCTGCTCTTCTTTGCTGAACATGATGCATATGTACTCGCAACCACTGTTGCCCAAAATGCACTATCTTCATCCATTAACTGTAAGCCAGCTTGATAGCTTGAGGCACCAGGCCACTCTGATTGTATCAGTGAGGCTGAGCCGTGCTGAACCGCCCTTGAGAAAGGAGGTGGTCGAGTATATGCTGGATGTGGGTTCCCACATGTGGAGTATGAGAAGAAGCAAAGCTAATTTCTTCAGGATTATGAGCGTTCTTGGTGGATTAATTGCTGTTGGAAAATGGTTTGATCAGATCTGTAATTGGAAAAACCCCATCACTACTGTGCTTATTCATATCCTGTTCATAATTCTGGTCATGTACCCAGAGCTGATATTACCTACAATTTTTCTCTACCTCTTTTTGATTGGAGTCTGGTACTACAGATGGAGGCCAAGGCATCCTCCTCACATGGACACTCGTCTCTCTCACGCAGATTCTGCACATCCTGATGAACTTGATGAAGAATTTGATACCTTCCCAACTTCACGACCTTCTGACATAGTGAGGATGAGATATGACAGATTGAGGAGTATTGCTGGGAGGATCCAGACAGTGGTTGGTGACCTGGCTACTCAAGGGGAGAGGCTGCAATCATTGTTGAGCTGGCGAGACCCGAGAGCTACAGCTCTGTTTGTGCTTTTCTGTCTGATTGCTGCCATTGTTCTGTATGTTACCCCATTCCAGGTTGTGGCACTTCTCGCTGGATTCTATGTGTTAAGGCACCCAAGATTCCGCCATAAGCTTCCATCAGTGCCGTTGAATTTCTTCAGGAGGTTGCCGGCTAGGACCGACTGCATGCTGTGAGGAAAAGACTGTTTTATGGTCAATTGCCTTTGAGTGGTAATGTGTTAAGCTAATGAAGATCGATGGTGGAGTGCAGCATAGAGCTAGCTATTTATTTTGAATGCCTTGCAGCCATGAACATGAAGGCGAGGATCTTGTTTTCTTTCAGTGTTCAGCAGCAGGGTTCTGGTATGATGTATTTATGGCCTTGTCTTGAAGGTCGTCTTTAAAATTTTCGGTTGTTAATTATGTACGATCTAGGatttctgttaaaaaaaaaaccttcactTTAAGGTGACTAGTTTGCTgtcatttttaattttgtagGCTGTGATTGAAATGCTGAACCATTATTTGCCTAATTACATCTTTTAGTATATTTTGATTGTTCTCAATTTTCCTTCTGTAAAGTTCATCAGGTTGAACTGTTCATTATCAGTGCCCTTCTCGTAATGGACTAGTTGCATCTTTTTGTAACTAGATGCTTGGTTCTGTAGACAAAATTTGCAGTCTAATTGTTATATGCTTGTAGTCGAACTATGTGACATGTCACTTGCTAGTTATTTTTTGAGTTAAATTGTCAATTTGATAGACAAATTAGGTGAATATttatttgaaattttggatgGTCTAAATTGAGAGTGTAATATCCAGAACAGTGTGACCAGAGACCCTTAAACATGGAGATGAATATTGAAAGTTTAATTCTGCCATCCCAATCGGGACTGATGGGTGATATGTACTGCTGGCTGACCAACCTTTTCTATTGTAGTAAATAAGAGTCGAGTCTTATTGAATTTCAACATCTGTCTGGGTTGGTATGATTTTATGGATAGTGATCTGGTTTAGAACTATGTTATTGGTCGTCTAGAATACTGCGACAGCGATTTGATAATTTATAGCAATAACCAATATAAATGCATGTGAAAGTGTAGTGTTTGGACAGTGACACAAATGATGTAGCAAAAATGGGGACAGTTAATTTATGACCTATTTAATTCAAGTTCTATTTGATTCAAGTTGGTTGCATCTTAC
Above is a genomic segment from Rosa chinensis cultivar Old Blush chromosome 3, RchiOBHm-V2, whole genome shotgun sequence containing:
- the LOC112192093 gene encoding FT-interacting protein 3; its protein translation is MQRPPPEDFALKETKPHLGGGRISGDKHTSTYDLVEQMQYLYVRVVKAKDLPSKDVTGSCDPYVEVKLGNYKGTTRHFEKKTHPEWNQVFAFSKDRIQASALEVIVKDKDLMKDDFIGHVIFDLNEVPKRVPPDSPLAPQWYRLEDRKGEKARGELMLAVWMGTQADEAFPEAWHSDAATVSGADSLSNIRSKVYLSPKLWYLRVNVIEAQDLMPSDKGRYPEVYVKAILGNQALRTRISQSRSINPMWNEDLMFVASEPFEEPLILSVEDRVAPNKDEVLGRCAIPLQYVARRYDHKPVNTSWHNLEKHIIVEGEKKKDIKFASRIHMRICLEGGYHVLDESTHYSSDLRPTAKPLWKSSIGVLEVGILNAQGLMPMKTIDGRGTTDAYCVAKYGQKWVRTRTIIDSFAPRWNEQYTWEVFDPCTVITIGVFDNCHLHGGDKAAAAKDSRIGKVRIRLSTLETDRVYTHSYPLLVLHPSGVKKMGEIHMAVRFTCSSLLNMMHMYSQPLLPKMHYLHPLTVSQLDSLRHQATLIVSVRLSRAEPPLRKEVVEYMLDVGSHMWSMRRSKANFFRIMSVLGGLIAVGKWFDQICNWKNPITTVLIHILFIILVMYPELILPTIFLYLFLIGVWYYRWRPRHPPHMDTRLSHADSAHPDELDEEFDTFPTSRPSDIVRMRYDRLRSIAGRIQTVVGDLATQGERLQSLLSWRDPRATALFVLFCLIAAIVLYVTPFQVVALLAGFYVLRHPRFRHKLPSVPLNFFRRLPARTDCML